Sequence from the Leptidea sinapis chromosome 43, ilLepSina1.1, whole genome shotgun sequence genome:
tcttatgtcccaaggtgacgagcgcaattgtagtgccgctcagaacgtttgggtttttcaagaatcctgagagggaGGACGTATGGGGGGTGTATTAATTATCATCTGAGCTGAATGtcctcgtcccgtcccttattttcataaaaaaaagcaaaaattaAGATCATATGAGCCAGGTTGTATCCCAGTAAGCTACATCACACCATAGGTCGTTGTGTGAAGCGTTATGGCTCAGATTaaagtcgaaagttttgaggtaacaaacataaaaaaaataccgacgaattgagaacctcctccttttttgaagtcggttaaaaatgtatGTCCTGAAGCTTATGTTATTAGGTTATTATCTGAcacatatttaaaatgtttgtcACAGAATTGAAGTTCCTTTGCCATCTTGTaagtagagtttcttgcgcctctttttctctctcagagcgccatttgtttccgaagcggtagtagtatctatatatatcgatattagaaatgacatcaataagaattctaaaggaatcaattttgagaaaataaatgccttttatgacttttatCGATATATATCGTAATGCAGTGAGGATCACCCAATAGCGATATTTTTGAATCATTctcgtaataattaaaatagacatttttaaataacaactGTGTTTTAGGTCCAACTGGAGGCTCTTATCCAGGTCAACCAGGCAGCCCCGGTAGCCCTGGTGGCCCCGGAGGACCCGGAGGCCCCGGATGCCCCGGTGGTCCGGGTGGGCCTGGAGGACCAACTAGACCGACTGGACCAGGGGGCCCTGGTGGGCCAGTAAGACCAACCGGCCCGGGTGGAAGCGGTTACTACCCAGGTAAagacattatttaaaattattaaaaaaaatatgtgattttttttgacgttctCATTTATTTTCCTGTTAAGAGAGCGTAGAAAGAAAGGTcatgatttattataaaattgaggTCTAATGGACTagaattaagtatatatttattataccatAGGGAGTTGGTAAAGGTCATAAAGCTACATCAGCTCGTACCGGGGCGTTGGcttggggagaagaactgatggGAAACTCACAGCCACTCGATTGTATataacgtgcagtcattgatagattgacagatgacggctgtattcttgtaaaaaacactacgaaatccactacgttatagcaactgttcgctttcaagcttagccggattatatttcgtagccatattgtttttattatttcacacttatgtcaaatctcactgcacgtttcatactaaactaaatttcaaatttcatttaagCGGGCCCGCCTCTAATTACGTAGCATCCTCTTTGTATGGAACatgcttcaaataaataaacaaaatattacgtttGAATTTGGATTCTGtcttttttatatgattgttcattgagttttctcattttggcgctaatacattgtacaaaattttgcgatattaaaatggagtgggaagataaaagagaaccgaatcgctgtgatttcattacacaaagtaggtatggagctgCCAAATACAATTTCTTAAACTCTTCATACGCTTGGAATTAATAtcatgtttgtgtaccgggctattaataggtacaatgagaccttctctgtttgtgacagaaaaagatctggatTTTCACGTAGTGTCCGTAAGCagaaagcagtaagggaaagaattcgcagaaatcctgtccgaaagcaaaacattttatctcgggagatgaagatagcacctagaagaatgtcgcgtattttaaaagatgatttAGGACTAAAAATTActatgaaattactgggcgaatgagacttaacatccttatgtctcaaggtgacgagcgcaattgtactgccgctcagaatttttgggtttttccagaatcctgaacagcactgcattgtaaggggcagggcgtatcaattaccatcaactgaacccttattataaaaaaacgtgcattataatattagacACTAGTGTATGAATCTCGTGAGCAACTCACTGGACACTCGGCTGATGTACGATCACTGCAACCTACAGCCTCGAGTACAATGAGCAACGTAGCTcacttgttttataatatactattttgataTTTCTCTGAACTTACCAGTTCATGGAATATATTGAATCATTCATTTTCTGAAATATAGGTTCAACCGGCCCAGGAGGTGGATATTACCCAGCTCAACCAGGAACACCAGGCACTCCCGGCACTCCAGGCTCCCCAGGCACTCCTGGCGGTCCGGGTGGTCCGGGGGGCCCAGGAGGACCGGGAGGCCCTGGTGGACCGGACGGACCTAGCGGCCCTGCAGGTCCAAGACCCACCGTCCCATCCGGTTCATATCCTTCTCAAGGTAATATAATACTTAGTACGACATACCTATACAGTgcacaataaattataaatttacctTCTACCAAACAGCGGCCGCTCACGTGCGACTCTCTTACGAGCCAACCCCGTGTTCCAGAACATGTCCGACCGCATTATTCATGATCCAGTGTACAGTTATGACAGTGAAAATATACATGTGATCACGAATCACGTAAAAAACACATTTTCTCTACAACAGGAGGCtccaaaatacaaaataaacatagGTGAACTGTAAATTGCCAATtataaagtcggttaaaaacaatgTGACTAAGAAAAATGTTCTGTACAAATACTCGAAGTTCAGCTTGAAAGGTTTGTTTTGTGTTATAGGTCCAGCCCAACCAGGAAAGCCGGGCTACCCAGGTCAGCCAGATAGACCTTATCAACCAAGTGGTCCGGGACAATCAGGCTACCCAACACAGCCGGGAACACCAGGCAAACCAGGACAGCCAGGCTACCCAGGACAACCAGGACAGCCGGGTCAATCAGGCTACCCAGGACAACCAGGAACTCCAGGCCAACCAGGACAGCCAGGTTATCCAACTCAGCCAGGTGGATCTTATCAACCAAGTGCTCCAGGACAATCAGGCTACCCAGCCCAACCAGGAATGCCAGGACAACCAGGCAAACCAGGACAGCCAGGACAGCCAGGCCAACCAGGAACTCCAGGCCAACCAGGACAGCCGGGTTATCCAACTCAGCCAGATGGGCCTTATCAACCAAATGCTCCAGGACAATCAGGCTTCCCAGCCCAACCAGGAACGCCAGGACAACCAGGAAAACCAGGACAGCCAGGACAACCGGGAACTCCAGGCCAACCAGGTCAACCTGGTCAACCCGGCTACCCAGGTCAACCAGGACAGCCAGGTGGACCTAATCAACCAATAACTCCAGGACAAACAGGCTACCCAGGACAACCAGGAACTCCAGGACAACCAGGCAAACCAGGACAGCCAGGCCAACCAGGAACTCCAGGCCAACCAGGGACTCCAGGACAACCAGGACAGCCGGGTTATCCAAATCAGCCAGGTGGACCTTATCAACCAAGTGCTCCAGGACAGTCAGGCTACCCAGCCCAACCAGGAACTCCAGGACAACCAGGAAAACCAGGAGAGCCAGGACAACCGGGAACTCCAGGCCAACCAGGGACTCCAGGACAACCAGGACAGCCGGGTTATCCAACCCAGCCGGGTGGGCCTTATCAACCAAGTGCTCCAGGACAATCAGGCTACCCAGCCCAACCAGGAACGCCAGGACAACCAGGAAAACCAGGACAACCGGGAACTCCAGGCCAACCAGGCCAACCTGGTCAGCCCGGCTACCCAGGTCAACCAGGACAGCCAGGTGGACCTAATCAACCAATAACTCCAGGACAAACAGGCTACCCAGGACAACCAGGAACTCCAGGACAACCAGGCAAACCAGGACAGCCAGGCCAACCAGGAACTCCAGGCCAACCAGGGACTCCAGGACAACCAGGACAGCCGGGTTATCCAACTCAGCCAGGTGGACCTTATCAACCAAGTGCTCCAGGACAGTCAGGGTACCCAGCCCAACCAGGAACTCCAGGACAACCAGGAAAACCAGGAGAGCCAGGACAATCAGGAACTCCAGGCCAACCAGGAACTCCAGGCCAACCAGGTCAACCAGGACAGCCAGGACAACCAGGAACTCCAGGCCAACCAGGGACTCCAGGCCAACCAGGACAGCCGGGTTATCCAACTCAGCCGGGTGGGCCTTATCAGCCAAGTGCTCCAGGACAATCAGGTTACCCAGCCCAACCAGGAACGCCAGGACAACCAGGAAAACCAGGACAACCGGGAACTCCAGGCCAACCAGGCCAACCTGGTCAGCCCGGCTACCCAGGTAAACCAGGACACCCAGGACACCCAGGAACTCCAGGCCAACCAGGACAGCCAGGTTATCCAACTCAGCCAGGTGGACCTTATCAACCAAGTGCTCCAGGACAGTCAGGCTACCCAGCCCAACCAGGAACTCCAGGACAACCAGGAAAACCAGGAGAGCCAGGACAACCGGGAACTCCAGGCCAATCTGGTCAGCCCGGCTACCCAGGTCAACCAGGACAGCCAGGACAACCAGGAACTCCAGGCCAACCAGGACAGCCAGGTTATCCAACTCAGCCAGGTGGACCTTATCAACCAAGTGCTCCAGGACAATCAGGCTACCCAGTCCAACCAGGAACGCCAGGACAACCAGGAAAACCAGGACAACCAGGACAACCGGGAACTCCAGGCCAACCAGGTCAACCTGGTCAGCCCGGCTACCCGGGTCAACCAGGACAGCCAGGTGGACCTAATCAACCTAGTGCTCCAGGACAATCAGGCTACCCAGCCCAACCAGGTACGCCAGGACAGCCAGGAAAACCAGGACAGCCAGGACAACCGGGAACTCCAGGCCAACCAGGGACTCCAGGCCAACCAGGACAGCCGGGTTATCCAACTCAGCCGGGTGGGCCTTATCAACCAAGTGCTCCAGGACAATCAGGCTACCCAGCCCAACCAGGACAACCAGGAAAACCAGGACAGCCAGGACAACCGGGAACTCCAGGCCAACCAGGCCAACCTGGTCAGCCCGGCTACCCAGGTAAACCAGGACAGCCAGGACACCCAGGAACTCCAGACCAAACAGAACAGCCAGGTTATCCAACTCAGCCAGGTGGACCTTATCAACCAAGTGCTCCAGGACAGTCAGGCTACCCAGCCCAACCAGGAACTCCAGGACAACCAGGAAAACCAGGAGAGCCAGGACAACCGGGAACTCCAGGCCAATCTGGTCAGCCCGGCTACCCAGGTCAACCAGGACAGCCAGGACAACCAGGAACTCCAGGCCAACCAGGACAGCCAGGTTATCCAACTCAGCCAGATGGACCTTATCAACCAAGTGCTCCAGGACAATCAGGCTACCCAGTCCAACCAGGAACGCCAGGACAACCAGGAACACCAGGTCAACCAGGACAACCAGGACAACCGGGAACTCCAGGCCATCCAGGCCAACCTGGTCAGCCCGGCTATCCGGGTCAACCAGGACAGCCAGGTGGACCTAATCAACCTAGTGCTCCAGGGCAATCAGGCTACCCAGCCCAACCAGGAACGCCAGGACAACCAGGAAAACCAGGACAGCCAGGACAACCAGGAACTCAAGGCCAACCAGGACAGCCGGGTTATCCAACTCAGCCGGGTGGGCCTTATCAACCAAGTGCTCCAGGACAATCAGGCTACCCAGCCCAACCAGGAACGCCAGGACAACCAGGAAAACCAGGACAACCGGGAACTCCAGGCCAACCAGGCCAACCTGGTCAGCCCGGCTACCCAGGTCAACCAGGACAGCCAGGACAACCAGGAACTCCAGGCCAACCAGGACAGCCAGGTTACCCAACTCAGCCAGGTGGACCTTATCAACCAAGTGCTCCAGGACAGTCAGGCTACCCAGCCCAACCAGGAAATCCAGGACAACCAGGAAAACCAGGAGAGCCAGGACAACCGGGAACTCCAGGCCAACCAGGACAGCCAGGTTATCCAACTCAGCCAGGTGGACCTTATCAACCAAGTGCTCCAGGACAACCAGGCTACCCAGTCCAACCAGGAACGCCAGGACAACCAGGACAGCCAGGACAACCGGGAACTCCGGGTGAACCAGGCCAATCTGGTCAGCCCGGCTACCCAGGTCAACCAGGACAGCCAGGTGGACCTAATCCACCAATAACTCCAGGACAAACAGGCTACCCAGGACAACCAGGAACTCCAGGACAACCAGGCAAACCAGGACAGCCAGGCCAACCAGGAACTCCAGGCCAACCAGGGACTCCAGGACGACCAGGACAGCCGGGTTATCCAACTCAGCCAGGTGGACCTTATCAACCAAGTGCTCCAGGACAGTCAGGCTACCCAGCCCAACCAGGAACTCCAGGACAACCAGGAAAACCAGGAGAGCCAGGACAACCGGGAACTCCAGGCCAACCAGGCCAACCTGGTCAGCCCGGCTACCCAGGTCAACCAGGACAGCCAGGACAACCAGGAACTCCAGGCCAACCAGGACAGCCAGGTTATCCAACTCAGCCAGGTGGACCATATCAACCAAGTGCTCCAGGGCAATCAGGCTACCCAGTCCAACCAGGAACGCCAGGACAACCAGGAAAACCAGGACAGCCAGGACAACCGGGAACTCCAGGCCAACCAGGCCAACCTGGTCAACCAGGACAGCCCGGATATCCAGGACAGCCAGGTGGACCTAATCAACCAATCACTCCAGGACAATCAGGCTACCCAGGCCAACCAGGACAACCAGGAAAACCAGGACAGCCAGGACAACCGGGAACTCCAGGCCAACCAGGCCAACCTGGTCAACCAGGACAGCCCGGATATCCAGGACAGCCAGGTGGACCTAATCAACCAATCACTCCAGGACAATCAGGCTACCCAGCCCAACCAGGAACGCCAGGACAACCAGGAAAACCAGGACAGCCAGGCCAACCAGGACAGCCAGGGCAACCTGGTCAGCCCGGCTACCCAGGTCAAACAGGACAGCCAAGTGCACCTAATCAACCAATCACTCCAGGACAATCAGGCTTCCCAACACATCCGGTAACGCCGGGACAACCAGGCCAACCAGGACATTCAGGCTACCCAGGACAAGCAGGACACCCGGGTCAACCAGGAATTCCGGGTCAACCAGGCGGACCAAATCAACCAAGCGCTCCAGGACAATCAGGTGAGTCTTTTCTGCATACAATTCTTAGTGGCATTACCTAGGTAGATTTTACAGCATAGCTCTTTAGGCCGCGTTTCCACCTCTTTCGCGGAGGTGTTTACACACGAAAGCTTACGAGTGTCGCGATAGGAACTGTCAAGacgcagacgacagcactggtgatgccgtatacacgggccatgcagggcTCTCTCAGGAAATCGTCGTCGACAAGTGCcgagagaaacttgtgtcttctatcttatcctctcttgagaaggtcgcggaatggggtaaattggacaaggttcaattttgcGAAGATATTAATTTTTCAGAAGACTCAATTTTaggcgtttaccactaaaaaaacttgtgcggtgtttccggaacgatacaacatgggtaccttcaaaaaagcatgTACATCTCCTCTCATCCTTAAGCCTTTaaagcaacgctcctgtgattcctctggtgttacaagaaaatatgggcagtggtgatcacttaacgtttagtaacccgtacgctcgtttctcctcttttccataaaaaaaatagtatatgtaaataatatccATCTGAAAATGACtgatatttataacatattaggttaaacaaattttacaacattaaataacttttaaatcagtTTTATTCTTAATTTTCAATGCAACTGCAATTATCATCGAAGAGATATAAAATCTTTGCACTCATACAAACAATTAAGGTGTAATTTTGATATAATGCtcgtttaatatttaataaccactgcttctattgagcaatGTACTAATTTAAGTAAACATGgcaaatattttccaaaaaataaacaatagacAAAAGGGGACTATacgcttaaaataattaaaaaaaatacataattttcttaGACTGTTCTCgaacaataattgttaatattataataaacacccTTTCTGCGCGTTAGGTACCTAGAGCACTGTACCAACACTTACGCTTGACAATTATTTTGCGCATTAGGAATATCTGCCGTTCAATGggtgaaatattttattctaaatagtaAATTTATAGCGATTGGAATCTAGATAGCGGCATTAACGTGTTGGATCCAAAACTTTGTGCGAAAATTTTACCACTGGTCTATGTATAGGTATACTTATACCTCTTTGGGCTGTCGTAAAGGTTATCCTTTACTTTTAGCCTTACAGGCTACAgcgacttatttatttttacaatctcCTGACATTTATGCTGCTATGTGAGTTAAAATTCCGTCCCAAGTTGTTTCTTCGTtatatatcattaatatttagtgTTTTATAGCTGTATGCCTTACCACCCAGATTTACAAGCAA
This genomic interval carries:
- the LOC126977135 gene encoding collagen alpha-1(XII) chain-like, producing the protein MRSDMFWNTGLARKRVARYEPDGTVGLGPAGPLGPSGPPGPPGPPGPPGPPGPPGVPGEPGVPGVPGVPGPVGLTGPPGPPGPVGLVGPPGPPGPPGHPGPPGPPGPPGLPGLPG